The Helianthus annuus cultivar XRQ/B chromosome 16, HanXRQr2.0-SUNRISE, whole genome shotgun sequence genome includes a window with the following:
- the LOC110919284 gene encoding uncharacterized protein LOC110919284 produces MPKYAKFLTDILSNKQKLEDMSCVVMNESCSAILQNRLPTKMGDLGSFTLPCLIGNMSVSHALADLGASINLMPYKVFTKLDLGESSPTSMSIRLADRSIKYPRGFVENMLVKIDKFVFPVDFVILDMDEDSRVPLILGRPFLNTSRTIVDVATEQITLRVNDEHVTFDIKRSMQHPQSQDDALYYVDIVDTYVSTHF; encoded by the coding sequence atgccgaAGTATGCGAAGTTCTTGACGGACATCCTCTCAAATAAGCAGAAGCTTGAGGATATGTCCTGTGTGGTAATGAACGAAAGCTGCTCTGCCATTCTTCAAAATCGTCTACCCACAAAAATGGGAGATCTTGGCAGTTTCACGCTTCCTTGTTTGATTGGAAatatgtctgttagccatgcgtTGGCTGATTTGGGAGCGAGTATCAACCTTATGCCCTATAAGGTTTTTACAAAGTTGGATCTAGGTGAGTCGTCGCCTACAAGTATGAGCATTCGACTAGCAGATCGTTCAATCAAGTATCCACGTGGATTTGTTGAGAATATGCTTGTTAAGATTGACAAGTTTGTGTTTCCCGTGGATTTTGTTATCCTGGATATGGATGAGGACTCTAGGGTGCCTTTGATTCTCGGACGTCCGTTCTTGAATACTTCTCGGACCATTGTAGATGTAGCTACAGAGCAGATTACActccgagtgaatgatgagcaTGTGACCTTTGACATTAAGCGGTCAATGCAGCACCCGCAGAGTCAGGATGATGCgctttactatgtcgacattgtTGACACGTATGTGAGCACACATTTCTAG